One genomic window of Deinococcus aetherius includes the following:
- a CDS encoding IS6 family transposase — MTDRKPYRHRFPLSVIGDALRLSHRFPLSQRDVQELLHERGVQISHETLRQWNIPFAPLLTEELRHREPERGSRWPLDEVCVKVGGVGHGLWRAVNEHGDVLDILLQEDRDTEAAKSFFVRLLHQYDVPEVIHTDKLWSDSAAIWKLHVLHLVEHVQVASALRCNNLIEQSHRPTRQHERQQLGLGRRRRTQDFLALHARVSNLHQHTRTTLPAQKRRSYLTGALHVWNQVVQWAA, encoded by the coding sequence GTGACTGACCGGAAGCCCTACCGCCACCGTTTTCCCCTGAGCGTCATCGGCGACGCTCTCCGGCTCTCTCACCGCTTCCCCCTCAGCCAGCGGGACGTACAGGAACTGCTTCACGAGCGCGGTGTTCAGATTAGCCATGAGACCTTGCGACAGTGGAACATCCCATTCGCGCCGCTCCTCACCGAGGAACTGCGCCACCGAGAACCCGAGCGGGGTTCTCGGTGGCCTCTGGACGAGGTGTGCGTCAAGGTCGGTGGGGTAGGGCATGGGTTGTGGCGGGCGGTCAACGAACACGGAGACGTGCTGGATATCCTCCTTCAGGAAGACCGCGACACCGAGGCAGCCAAGTCCTTTTTTGTGCGCCTGCTCCACCAGTACGACGTGCCGGAGGTCATTCATACCGACAAGTTGTGGAGCGACAGTGCGGCCATCTGGAAACTTCACGTGCTCCACCTCGTGGAGCACGTCCAGGTCGCCTCGGCTCTACGGTGTAACAACCTGATCGAACAGTCGCACCGCCCCACCCGACAGCACGAACGGCAACAACTGGGCTTGGGGCGACGACGACGGACTCAGGACTTCCTCGCCCTCCACGCCCGAGTCTCGAATCTTCACCAGCACACCCGAACCACCCTGCCCGCCCAAAAGCGACGAAGCTACCTGACGGGTGCGCTGCACGTCTGGAATCAGGTCGTGCAGTGGGCAGCCTGA